One window of Curtobacterium sp. 458 genomic DNA carries:
- the fdxA gene encoding ferredoxin, whose translation MTYVIAQPCVDVKDRACIDECPVDCIYEGDRSLYIHPDECVDCGACEPVCPVEAIYYEDDLPEEWADYYKANVEFFEEVGSPGGAAKVGVIHKDHPVVLAEPPRG comes from the coding sequence GTGACGTACGTGATCGCTCAGCCCTGTGTGGACGTCAAGGACCGCGCCTGCATCGACGAGTGCCCGGTCGACTGCATCTACGAGGGCGACCGCTCGCTGTACATCCACCCCGACGAGTGCGTCGACTGCGGAGCCTGCGAGCCGGTCTGCCCGGTGGAGGCGATCTACTACGAGGACGACCTCCCCGAGGAGTGGGCCGACTACTACAAGGCCAACGTCGAGTTCTTCGAAGAGGTGGGCTCGCCCGGCGGCGCCGCGAAGGTCGGAGTGATCCACAAGGACCACCCGGTCGTCCTCGCCGAGCCCCCGCGCGGCTGA
- a CDS encoding PIG-L family deacetylase produces MSEAPVTRPERVLFVHAHPDDETLVSGGTIATLLELGAEVTVLTATRGGRGAMLTAELAPLEGDGPRVAAHREGEIAAALAALGGPAHLWLGGAGARPTDLPERRYADSGMQWGPDGRATAADDAPADSLTMADLGEVVDDVRAAIRSTMADAVVSYADDGGYGHPDHVRVHHAARYAARAEEVPFSMIVTPESGQADLTVDVLPVRAKVRAALEQYRSQLTVDPVDPSDPIALSWMMPHGERQHAPAVEAFRHDADPLPPAPQTFAEFSPQGKATAVVVSFVLGLVAGGLGSVTHQQTIGTFPIGVFLPTLVVVGLLAGIRLLYRSRVLVVAVWLGIALATTFLLQLVLANAAGYTWMIAPTAVAFVVLVWPDFGDTRRPGRAAAVPAESTPGAAGSAAGLSGSAQGRE; encoded by the coding sequence ATGTCCGAGGCCCCCGTCACCCGCCCAGAGCGCGTCCTGTTCGTGCATGCCCACCCCGACGACGAGACCCTCGTGTCGGGCGGGACGATCGCCACCCTGCTCGAGCTCGGCGCCGAGGTCACCGTCCTCACGGCGACCCGCGGCGGGCGGGGCGCGATGCTGACCGCCGAGCTCGCGCCGCTCGAGGGCGACGGCCCCCGTGTCGCCGCCCACCGCGAGGGAGAGATCGCCGCGGCGCTGGCCGCACTCGGTGGCCCGGCGCACCTCTGGCTCGGGGGAGCGGGAGCGCGCCCGACCGACCTGCCCGAGCGTCGGTACGCCGACTCGGGGATGCAGTGGGGACCGGACGGACGCGCGACGGCCGCCGACGACGCCCCGGCGGACTCGCTCACGATGGCCGACCTCGGCGAGGTCGTGGACGACGTCCGTGCCGCGATCCGGTCGACGATGGCGGACGCCGTCGTGAGCTACGCCGACGACGGCGGCTACGGACACCCCGACCACGTGCGGGTGCACCACGCGGCCCGGTACGCGGCGCGCGCCGAGGAGGTCCCCTTCTCGATGATCGTCACGCCGGAGTCCGGGCAGGCCGACCTGACCGTCGACGTCCTCCCGGTGCGGGCGAAGGTCCGTGCGGCGCTCGAGCAGTACCGCTCACAGCTGACGGTGGACCCGGTCGACCCGTCCGACCCGATCGCGCTCTCGTGGATGATGCCGCACGGCGAACGGCAGCACGCCCCCGCCGTCGAGGCCTTCCGCCACGACGCCGACCCGTTGCCACCGGCACCGCAGACCTTCGCCGAGTTCTCGCCGCAGGGCAAGGCCACCGCGGTCGTCGTGTCGTTCGTGCTCGGACTCGTCGCGGGTGGCCTGGGCTCCGTCACCCACCAGCAGACGATCGGCACGTTCCCGATCGGCGTCTTCCTGCCGACGCTCGTCGTGGTCGGGCTGCTCGCGGGCATCCGACTGCTGTACCGCTCGCGGGTGCTCGTCGTGGCGGTCTGGCTCGGCATCGCGCTCGCGACGACCTTCCTGCTCCAGCTCGTGCTCGCGAACGCCGCGGGCTACACGTGGATGATCGCGCCGACGGCCGTCGCGTTCGTCGTGCTCGTCTGGCCGGACTTCGGCGACACCCGTCGTCCGGGGCGCGCGGCCGCCGTGCCAGCGGAGTCCACCCCCGGGGCGGCGGGGTCGGCTGCCGGCCTGTCCGGATCCGCCCAGGGCCGCGAGTAG
- the dapC gene encoding succinyldiaminopimelate transaminase, with protein sequence MALDLPDFPWDQLVPFKQRAAAVEGGIVDLSVGSPVDPTPELVRRALAEATDAHAYPQVAGTPALREAIADWYGRRQGVTLTAEQVLPTIGSKEFIAGLALWLGIGRGDTVVFPEAAYPTYELGAALVGATALASDDPAAWPATTKLVWLNSPGNPDGRVLSIEQLRAAVERARELGAVIVGDECYAELGWEPPYDTAPTPTILDPRVVGDSVSGALSVYSLSKQSNLAGYRAAFVAGDAELLAEVLAVRKHTGMMPPLPVQQAMIVALEDETHVQQQKARYRARRNMLRRALDGAGFRVDHSEAGLYLWATRGEPALDTVAWLADRGILVAPGTFYGPAGAEHVRVALTATDERIAAAAQRLASARRTSRVDAD encoded by the coding sequence GTGGCGCTCGACCTCCCCGACTTCCCCTGGGACCAGCTCGTCCCGTTCAAGCAGCGCGCAGCAGCCGTCGAGGGCGGCATCGTCGACCTCAGTGTCGGCTCGCCCGTCGACCCGACGCCCGAGCTCGTCCGCCGCGCCCTCGCCGAGGCCACCGACGCGCACGCCTACCCGCAGGTCGCCGGCACCCCGGCCCTGCGCGAGGCGATCGCCGACTGGTACGGCCGCCGGCAGGGCGTGACGCTCACGGCCGAGCAGGTCCTCCCGACGATCGGCTCGAAGGAGTTCATCGCCGGACTCGCGCTCTGGCTCGGCATCGGCCGCGGTGACACCGTCGTCTTCCCGGAGGCCGCCTACCCCACGTACGAGCTCGGTGCTGCCCTCGTCGGCGCAACCGCACTCGCCTCGGACGACCCCGCTGCGTGGCCGGCGACGACGAAGCTCGTGTGGCTGAACTCCCCGGGGAACCCCGACGGTCGCGTTCTGTCGATCGAGCAGCTACGGGCCGCGGTCGAACGTGCCCGCGAGCTCGGCGCCGTGATCGTCGGCGACGAGTGCTACGCCGAACTCGGGTGGGAGCCGCCGTACGACACCGCGCCGACGCCGACCATCCTCGACCCGCGCGTCGTCGGCGACTCGGTCTCGGGCGCCCTCAGCGTGTACTCGCTCTCGAAGCAGTCGAACCTCGCCGGGTACCGCGCCGCGTTCGTGGCCGGCGACGCCGAGTTGCTCGCCGAGGTCCTCGCGGTCCGCAAGCACACCGGGATGATGCCGCCGCTGCCGGTGCAGCAGGCGATGATCGTCGCGCTCGAGGACGAGACGCACGTGCAGCAGCAGAAGGCGCGGTACCGGGCGCGCCGGAACATGCTCCGACGGGCACTCGACGGCGCCGGCTTCCGTGTCGACCACAGCGAGGCCGGACTCTACCTCTGGGCGACCCGCGGTGAGCCCGCGCTCGACACCGTCGCGTGGCTCGCCGACCGCGGGATCCTCGTCGCCCCCGGGACGTTCTACGGTCCCGCCGGGGCCGAGCACGTCCGTGTGGCCCTCACCGCGACCGACGAGCGCATCGCCGCGGCCGCGCAGCGGCTCGCGAGTGCGCGACGCACCAGCCGGGTGGACGCGGACTGA